One Simonsiella muelleri ATCC 29453 DNA window includes the following coding sequences:
- a CDS encoding HAD family hydrolase, which yields MNIQAVLFDLDGTLADTALDLGGALNALLRAKRLPEKKLVDIRPYASHGSGALLEFGAGITPEHPDFETWRQEYLAQYDLCFDKDTVLFDGVNELISELDARGLVWGIITNKPARFTDKLIPKLNFAIAPAVVVSGDTCGEAKPSVKPMLYACEKINRLPENCLYVGDAQRDIQAGQNSGMISVLAEWGYIADTDDVESWHYDYAVRQPLDILDILDIVERHHD from the coding sequence ATGAATATTCAAGCTGTATTATTTGATTTAGATGGCACACTGGCTGACACCGCTTTGGATTTGGGAGGCGCACTGAATGCATTGCTTCGTGCCAAAAGGCTGCCTGAAAAGAAATTGGTAGATATTCGCCCTTATGCGAGTCATGGTTCTGGGGCATTGCTGGAATTTGGTGCAGGCATCACGCCCGAACACCCTGATTTTGAAACGTGGCGACAAGAATACTTGGCGCAATATGATTTGTGTTTTGACAAAGATACCGTGTTATTTGATGGCGTGAACGAATTAATTAGTGAATTAGATGCGCGTGGTTTGGTGTGGGGCATTATCACGAATAAACCCGCGCGTTTTACTGACAAACTGATTCCCAAATTAAATTTTGCGATTGCGCCTGCGGTGGTGGTCAGTGGCGATACTTGTGGAGAAGCCAAACCCAGTGTTAAACCAATGTTGTACGCATGTGAAAAAATTAACAGGCTGCCTGAAAACTGCTTATACGTCGGTGATGCACAACGCGACATTCAAGCTGGGCAAAATTCAGGCATGATAAGCGTGTTGGCGGAATGGGGCTACATTGCGGATACCGATGATGTGGAATCGTGGCATTATGATTATGCGGTACGTCAACCATTGGATATTTTGGATATTTTAGACATTGTGGAGCGACACCATGATTGA
- a CDS encoding extracellular solute-binding protein — protein MKKTLLSTIVLLALAACGGSQSGDTAKSTSSGSNQAATNALNIFNWSNYVDESTVEDFKKQNNLKLNYTTYESNEALEAKMLTGQSGYDLAVPGVAFLPRQIQAGAYQKINKDLIPNYKNIDPALLKLLTDASPDATEYAVPYFMGANTIAITAKGKEALGGKLPENGWDLLFKPEYTNKLKGCGITLWDTPSEMFPIVLKYIGKDPKGSNPADVDAAAAVLQAIRPDVKRFSPSVIDELARGDVCLAAGNGGDLNLAKARSEEVKNNVGIEVLNPKGMGIWVESWVIPKDAKNVANAHKYINYTLDPEVAAKNGNAVTFAPASLPAREKMDPKLVATRSIFPTAEDIANGFVMPQMSDATKKQTTQLWQKLKMGK, from the coding sequence ATGAAAAAAACCTTGTTAAGCACCATCGTTTTATTGGCTTTGGCAGCTTGTGGTGGTTCGCAATCGGGTGATACAGCCAAATCCACATCTTCAGGCAGCAATCAAGCTGCGACAAATGCGTTGAATATTTTTAACTGGTCAAATTATGTGGACGAAAGCACCGTAGAAGATTTTAAAAAACAAAATAATTTGAAATTAAATTACACCACTTATGAAAGCAACGAAGCGTTAGAAGCGAAAATGCTAACAGGTCAATCTGGTTACGATTTGGCTGTACCAGGCGTGGCATTTTTACCGCGCCAAATTCAAGCAGGTGCGTATCAAAAAATCAACAAAGATTTGATTCCTAATTATAAAAATATTGACCCAGCTTTATTGAAATTATTGACAGATGCCAGTCCCGATGCGACTGAATACGCCGTTCCTTATTTCATGGGTGCAAACACCATTGCCATTACCGCCAAAGGTAAAGAAGCCTTAGGTGGCAAGCTGCCTGAAAACGGTTGGGATTTGTTATTTAAGCCAGAATATACTAATAAATTAAAAGGCTGTGGTATTACATTGTGGGACACACCAAGCGAGATGTTCCCGATTGTATTGAAATACATTGGTAAAGACCCCAAAGGCAGCAATCCTGCTGATGTTGACGCAGCCGCCGCCGTATTGCAAGCGATTCGCCCTGATGTGAAACGCTTTAGCCCATCAGTGATTGATGAATTGGCACGTGGTGATGTGTGTTTGGCAGCTGGTAACGGTGGTGATTTGAATTTGGCGAAAGCGCGTTCGGAGGAAGTGAAAAATAATGTTGGCATTGAAGTATTGAATCCGAAGGGTATGGGTATTTGGGTGGAATCTTGGGTGATTCCAAAAGATGCGAAAAATGTGGCAAACGCACACAAATACATCAATTACACGTTAGATCCTGAAGTGGCAGCCAAAAATGGTAATGCGGTAACATTTGCGCCAGCCAGTTTGCCAGCGCGTGAAAAAATGGATCCCAAATTGGTGGCGACTCGCTCCATTTTCCCAACGGCCGAAGACATAGCAAACGGTTTTGTGATGCCACAAATGTCAGATGCAACCAAAAAACAAACCACACAATTGTGGCAAAAATTGAAAATGGGTAAATAA
- a CDS encoding substrate-binding periplasmic protein, with the protein MFSIRHTIYLISLVCLLSACAEQQQTTSEPAPTQTINAPRNQTAKQESYVVVSQSSYPPFATRDETGKMVGLDMDILNAIAEKQGFTLKFIPHDMDGLLESLNEDGADIVATGVNITPERQKKYDFSQPYLEASWVALVNKDKVKAHQWSDLKNKKFVVQSSSLSETQLKNTAISADVLPLKTVYLGVAAVGKGDADAIYDVDSVLDTYLKPNTPFIKIVDEESGRIPFGFVFKKGNLPLKTKIDQGLEKIKADGTYQKILDKWYPKN; encoded by the coding sequence ATGTTTTCTATTCGCCATACTATTTATTTGATTTCATTGGTTTGTTTATTATCAGCTTGCGCAGAACAACAACAAACCACTTCTGAACCAGCTCCTACACAAACAATAAACGCACCACGAAACCAAACAGCCAAGCAAGAAAGTTACGTTGTGGTCAGCCAGTCATCATATCCGCCATTTGCTACTCGTGATGAAACAGGCAAAATGGTTGGTTTGGATATGGATATTTTGAATGCAATTGCTGAAAAACAGGGTTTTACACTCAAATTTATTCCACATGATATGGACGGATTATTAGAAAGTTTGAATGAGGATGGTGCAGATATTGTGGCAACAGGCGTAAATATTACCCCTGAACGACAAAAAAAATATGACTTTTCTCAACCCTACTTAGAGGCATCTTGGGTCGCACTCGTCAACAAAGATAAAGTTAAAGCACATCAATGGTCGGATTTAAAAAACAAAAAATTCGTAGTTCAAAGCAGCAGCTTATCTGAAACACAATTAAAAAATACGGCAATCTCCGCTGATGTTTTACCTTTGAAAACAGTATATTTGGGTGTTGCCGCAGTTGGCAAAGGGGATGCCGATGCAATTTATGATGTAGACAGCGTATTAGATACGTATCTCAAACCCAATACGCCATTTATTAAAATTGTTGATGAAGAATCAGGTAGAATTCCATTTGGATTTGTATTTAAAAAAGGTAATTTACCATTAAAAACCAAAATTGACCAAGGTTTGGAAAAAATCAAAGCCGATGGAACTTATCAAAAAATTTTAGACAAATGGTATCCCAAAAATTGA
- the tpiA gene encoding triose-phosphate isomerase: MAESNIWQQKWVIGNWKMNGQLQENNSLVHKLRSFQTVPNVCIGITPPTVYLLQVHNAVQIVLNNPIYTCAQDVSRFSEKGAYTGEVSAEMMRDVGVDIILIGHSERSLYFNEKNDVQRQKIENVLKVGLIPLLCVGESLKEREDGREKEAVAYQLSVFKGLKTKNFAIAYEPVWAIGTGKVANREQIADMHQFIYDEVLSLCGNDANIRVLYGGSVNDKNAADIFSVPHVDGALVGGASLKYEAFAAIINAAQAAE, encoded by the coding sequence ATGGCAGAATCCAATATTTGGCAACAAAAATGGGTTATCGGTAACTGGAAAATGAATGGGCAACTACAAGAAAATAATAGTTTAGTCCATAAATTACGCAGTTTTCAAACTGTTCCCAATGTGTGCATTGGCATCACACCGCCGACCGTGTATTTATTACAAGTTCATAATGCCGTACAAATTGTACTCAATAATCCCATCTACACTTGCGCCCAAGATGTAAGTCGTTTCTCCGAAAAAGGCGCGTACACAGGTGAAGTGTCTGCTGAAATGATGCGTGATGTGGGTGTGGACATTATTCTTATTGGGCATTCTGAACGCAGTTTGTATTTCAACGAAAAAAATGACGTTCAACGCCAAAAAATTGAAAATGTTCTGAAAGTGGGTCTAATTCCATTGTTGTGTGTGGGTGAAAGCCTGAAAGAACGCGAGGACGGGCGTGAAAAAGAAGCAGTTGCATATCAATTGTCTGTATTTAAGGGTTTGAAAACCAAAAATTTTGCAATTGCCTACGAACCTGTGTGGGCAATTGGTACGGGTAAGGTCGCCAATCGCGAGCAAATCGCTGATATGCACCAATTTATTTATGATGAAGTCTTGTCATTGTGTGGCAATGATGCTAATATTCGCGTTCTTTACGGCGGAAGCGTGAATGATAAAAACGCTGCCGATATTTTTAGCGTGCCACATGTAGATGGCGCATTAGTTGGTGGTGCATCGCTTAAATACGAAGCGTTTGCCGCTATTATTAACGCCGCACAGGCAGCAGAATAA